The proteins below come from a single Magallana gigas chromosome 10, xbMagGiga1.1, whole genome shotgun sequence genomic window:
- the LOC105333550 gene encoding uncharacterized protein, producing the protein MQFIVFWVLIVGLVAAWSGNTCYRWRTKREWQRGCIYRTWAGCCAWGNINVEIRYQEYFCCSGWRHNGSEVCNIPVCPYDCGGSSRGSCISPGVCRCNAGYTGTYCIEVAACSFRKPCYPGYCTNTACMCTNKFSPENSGTSNCLNYPTDKAYYPSIEQSTLNFGYFHQVKQMPIYNMTIDSAMSTDDVETFWTNRRDANSINFTFQSIFSPSALNFPSRPDYIVQYAFGITKADVNVRVTTLNNGEKYNKVLSCYGVSRDNPINEHLYRCDTSIDDFNIRFDSGDTYSVTFRAENGGFRILDNGGGKQYYTGRSTTRKIDIKFDTEIPYHCTEKSECTYPVSAMMSVQNDVTTAPIQISWKGWKDQFSKVARYALEVFKLVKGRDGTLKEPYTDLVPNPVPITIREFNETTEGGTHSFTYQPNNPGVYSCILEINDRANNSAYVRRFVIYDPISSVTSDESHPFYATSGNPAANYEWQNINPNTFTFTWKNHFLNKLHGDGNFLARISLFPDSLDDGGDRNAYKTIQYDDTEGTRSRYAIPNERGIIKYDVAYNIGKDQSSPQVYQHQNYRNNSIEIFEHQNLRDGNSYTIWVKAYDILGNTKEERFVLHYDSSKPYVSSEELQKNVEEDKMNFTSSVSILGASDPHSGVKRIKYRFRAQSMGKVINDREYEYLNPTRDGSYCNRNPCDSNLPTGESFGKTIDFHFSNCYVTNVSDVFMETVIMEMDIYNSAGLYVSRSMQITNLTSLRGVHNYFGPIEIKISDTFGKSVRIFWNWAPSCYSIQGFQFTYSRDGQTLQSEMIFKVQNWVILDYVEAGGSYHLQLYTLYGEEPKNSIKSVASNFSFSTRL; encoded by the exons ATGCAATTCATCGTGTTCTGGGTGTTAATTGTAGGACTCGTCGCTGCATGGTCGGG GAACACTTGCTACAGATGGAGGACAAAACGTGAGTGGCAGAGGGGCTGTATATACAGAACGTGGGCTGG atgTTGTGCTTGGGGAAATATAAACGTCGAAATACGTTATCAAGAATATTTCTGCTGTTCCGGATGGAGACACAACGGCAGTGAAGTCTGTAATATCC CTGTATGTCCTTATGATTGTGGCGGATCCAGTAGAGGGTCATGCATCAGTCCAGGGGTGTGTAGGTGTAACGCTGGCTATACAGGGACATACTGCATAGAAG TGGCCGCTTGTTCCTTCCGAAAACCCTGTTATCCGGGTTACTGCACCAATACTGCGTGCATGTGTACCAACAAGTTTTCCCCTGAGAATAGTGGAACATCAAACTGCTTAAATT ATCCGACTGACAAAGCTTATTATCCATCCATTGAACAAAGTACTTTAAACTTTGGATACTTTCATCAAGTGAAGCAAATGccaatttacaatatgacaatcGACTCTGCTATGAGCACTGATGACGTGGAAACGTTCTGGACCAACCGCAGGGACGCCAACAGTATAAACTTTACTTTTCAGTCTATTTTCAGCCCCAGTGCCCTCAATTTTCCGAGCAGGCCAGATTACATTGTCCAGTATGCCTTTGGAATCACCAAGGCAGATGTCAATGTCAGGGTGACGACTTTAAACAATGGAG aaaaatacaataaagtaCTAAGTTGTTATGGCGTCAGCAGGGATAATCCCATAAATGAACATCTCTATCGCTGTGACACGAGTATCGACGATTTCAACATCCGGTTTGATTCCGGTGATAC ATACTCGGTCACATTCAGAGCAGAAAACGGGGGGTTTCGAATTCTTGATAATGGTGGGGGGAAACAGTATTACACTGGCAGATCGACAACAAGAAAAATCGACATAAAGTTTGATACCGAGATACCCTACCACTGCACTGAGAAGAGCGAATGCACATACCCTGTTTCAGCTATGATGTCTGTCCAAAATGACGTCACAACG GCACCCATACAAATATCATGGAAAGGGTGGAAGGACCAGTTTTCTAAAGTGGCACGTTATGCTCTGGAAGTTTTTAAATTAGTGAAAGGAAGAGATGGCACATTAAAGGAACCGTACACAGACTTAGTACCAAATCCCGTCCCCATTACTATCAGGGAGTTTAATGAAACCACGGAGGGAGGGACTCATTCCTTTACATATCAACCAAATAACCCCGGAGTCTATTCCTGTATATTGGAGATAAACGACAGAGCAAATAATTCGGCTTATGTCAGACGTTTCGTCATTTATGATCCAATTTCCTCCGTGACGTCAGATGAATCCCATCCGTTTTATGCAACATCCGGTAATCCAGCAGCAAATTACGAATGGCAAAACATAAACCCCAATACATTTACCTTTACCTggaaaaatcactttttgaacaaattaCACGGAGACGGCAACTTCTTAGCCCGGATCAGTTTGTTTCCAGATTCCCTTGACGACGGCGGAGATCGTAATGCCtacaaaacaatacaatacgATGACACCGAAGGAACAAGATCCAGATACGCCATTCCCAATGAACGAGGAATCATCAAATATGACGTTGCCTACAATATTGGTAAAGACCAATCATCACCACAGGTGTATCAGCATCAAAATTACAGAAACAATTCGATTGAAATTTTTGAGCATCAAAATCTTCGGGATGGAAATTCTTACACGATTTGGGTTAAAGCTTACGATATTCTTGGCAACACAAAAGAGGAAAGATTTGTTCTACATTATGATTCTAGCAAGCCATACGTGTCATCAGAAGAATTACAGAAAAATGTTGAGGAGgacaaaatgaattttaccagcag tGTTAGTATTTTGGGAGCTTCTGATCCCCACAGTGGCGTGAAGAGAATCAAGTATAGGTTTAGGGCTCAGAGTATGGGGAAAGTGATCAACGACAGAGAATATGAGTACCTTAATCCTACAAGG GATGGGAGTTATTGCAACAGAAACCCATGCGACTCAAACTTGCCGACGGGTGAATCGTTTGGAAAAACCATTGACTTTCATTTCTCAAACTGTTATGTAACGAATGTAAGCGACGTCTTCATGGAAACTGTAATCATGGAAATGGATATCTATAATTCAGCCGGACTTTATGTCTCTAGAAGTATGCAG ATTACAAATCTAACTTCATTAAGAGGAGTCCACAACT ATTTTGGTCCAATCgaaattaaaatatctgatacGTTCGGGAAATCAGTTAGAATTTTCTGGAACTGGGCCCCATCTTGTTATAGCATCCAAGGATTCCAATTCACATATTCAAGAG ATGGCCAAACACTTCAATCAGAGATGATCTTTAAAGTCCAGAACTGGGTTATCCTCGATTATGTGGAGGCTGGTGGGAGCTATCACCTTCAGTTGTATACCCTGTATGGTGAAGAACCgaaaaattcaatcaaaagtGTAGCTTCCAATTTTTCGTTTTCAACAC GATTATAA